One window from the genome of Acinetobacter sp. ANC 7912 encodes:
- the mutM gene encoding bifunctional DNA-formamidopyrimidine glycosylase/DNA-(apurinic or apyrimidinic site) lyase, translating to MPELPEVETTKTSLLPLLDQRVLTVEVRQSSLRWPIPEDITRLQSQRLIQLTRRSKYILAQFEQDTMLWHLGMSGSFRLCDASDELRKHDHLIIQFEDIQLRYHDPRRFGCILWLDAQSQSKLIDTLGPEPLSDTFNANYLFEKLKNKNVGTKVAIMDNHVVVGVGNIYATESLFNLGIHPAQPASSLSFEQVEKLVLEIKRILKQAIDLGGSTLRDYTNAMGENGYFQQTLLAYGRAGEMCVNCETTLENIKLGQRASVFCPECQPLRKVKPAPKRMAAVRGKKS from the coding sequence ATGCCTGAATTACCCGAAGTCGAAACTACCAAAACCAGTCTCCTGCCCCTGCTTGATCAACGAGTTCTGACTGTGGAAGTCCGCCAGTCCAGCTTACGCTGGCCCATTCCGGAAGATATTACCCGCTTACAAAGTCAACGCCTGATTCAACTCACCCGCCGTTCCAAATACATTCTGGCGCAATTTGAGCAGGACACCATGTTATGGCATTTAGGCATGTCAGGCAGTTTCCGTCTTTGTGATGCGAGTGACGAACTCCGCAAACATGACCATTTGATTATCCAGTTTGAAGACATCCAGCTACGTTACCATGACCCTCGTCGTTTTGGCTGTATTCTGTGGCTCGATGCACAATCACAAAGCAAGCTGATCGACACCTTAGGCCCTGAACCTTTGAGTGATACCTTTAATGCCAACTATCTCTTTGAAAAATTAAAAAATAAGAACGTTGGCACCAAAGTTGCAATTATGGATAACCATGTCGTGGTTGGCGTGGGAAATATTTACGCCACAGAAAGTTTATTTAATTTGGGTATTCATCCTGCACAGCCAGCATCAAGCTTGAGCTTTGAACAGGTTGAAAAACTGGTACTTGAAATTAAACGCATTTTAAAACAGGCAATTGATCTTGGTGGTTCGACCCTGCGCGACTATACCAATGCTATGGGTGAAAATGGTTATTTCCAGCAGACTTTACTCGCTTACGGCCGGGCCGGTGAAATGTGTGTCAACTGTGAAACCACACTGGAAAATATTAAACTGGGTCAGCGTGCTTCAGTCTTTTGTCCTGAATGCCAACCGCTACGAAAGGTAAAACCTGCACCGAAACGTATGGCTGCTGTACGAGGTAAGAAATCATGA